A stretch of DNA from Gammaproteobacteria bacterium:
CCTTCCTGTGCCAGGGTGGCGGCGCCTGCGTCAGCGCCTGTCCCAGCGGCGCGATGCGCTACACGCTGCCGCGCGCGGCCAACATGCTGGACGGGCTGCGCAAGCTGTTGCAGAGCTATCGTGACCAGGGCGGGCAGGATGCGGTCATTCTGTTTCACGACGCCGAGGGCGGCGCGGAACGCCTGGCCGGCCTGGGCGACGAAGTGCCCGGCCGGATCATTCCGGTGCCGCTGGAAGAGCTGGCCAGCGTGGGCATGGAAATCTGGCTGTCGGCACTGGCCTATGGGGCGAAACGCGTCGGGCTGCTGGATACGGAACAGGTGCCGGCGCGTTCGCGCACGGAACTGGATCAGCAGCTCGAGGTGGTCTCCGCGCTGCTGCAGGGGTTGGGGTATCCCGGCACGGCGGTGATGCGCGTCGCCGCCGATCCCGGCGCCTGGGAGGCCTGGGTGCAGGCCGAGGACATGCCGCCCATCGAGGCGGGCAGCTTCTGGGGCGAGGGCGGCAAGCGCGAAACCCTGTTCTTCGCGCTGGACCATCTGGCCGCACAGGCCGGGGCCACGGTCGATGCCGTGTCGCTGCCACCGCAGTCGCCGTTTGGCACTCTGCAGATCGACAAGGAAGCCTGCACCCTGTGCATGGCCTGCGTCTCGGTCTGTCCGCCGCACGCCCTGGCGGACGGCGGGACCGCGCCGAGACTCGACCTGTACGAATCCCGCTGCGTGCAATGCGGGTTGTGCGAAACCGCCTGTCCCGAAGGCGCCATACGGCGCGAGCCCCGTTACCTGCTCGATCCCGACACCCGCAACCAGGCCCAGGTGCTGAACGACGATCCGCCCTTCGAATGCGTGACATGCGGGACCCCCTTCGCGACGCGGTCCATGGTGCTGCGCATGACCGAAAAGCTGTCCGGTCACTGGATGTACCAGACGCCGCGCGCCCAGCGCCGTCTGCACATGTGCGGCGAATGCCGGGCCAAAGACATCATGCTCGAGGAAATGGAGCGTACCCAATGAGCGCATCTGTCCCTGTTATGGCTCAGGGTGAGCCAATTTGGCCGGCACATGCGCCGGCTTTTTCGTATCCCGCCGGCCGCATAGCCGTTTCGGCCGCAATCGTTCCCTATTTTCGCGTTTTGTCTGGTCTCCCAATTGCTAGAAAGAAAAGGGAATGTCGGAGGAGGCATCGATGAGCACAGTCCCGTTCTCAGAAGAACAGGCCGTGATCCCCATAATCAACGATCAGGATGCCGCCAGGGCCGATATCTACGGCTTGCTGGCGGGGCTTTTGCGGGAGCCTCCGACCGATGAGGTACTGATGACATTGCGAGGCATCTCACCGACAGGGCCGGACAACGATCTGGGAAAGGCATGGAAACTCCTGCGTCTCGCCGCGGAGCATGCCGATCCGTCCGACGTCGACGACGAATTCCA
This window harbors:
- a CDS encoding 4Fe-4S binding protein; the protein is FLCQGGGACVSACPSGAMRYTLPRAANMLDGLRKLLQSYRDQGGQDAVILFHDAEGGAERLAGLGDEVPGRIIPVPLEELASVGMEIWLSALAYGAKRVGLLDTEQVPARSRTELDQQLEVVSALLQGLGYPGTAVMRVAADPGAWEAWVQAEDMPPIEAGSFWGEGGKRETLFFALDHLAAQAGATVDAVSLPPQSPFGTLQIDKEACTLCMACVSVCPPHALADGGTAPRLDLYESRCVQCGLCETACPEGAIRREPRYLLDPDTRNQAQVLNDDPPFECVTCGTPFATRSMVLRMTEKLSGHWMYQTPRAQRRLHMCGECRAKDIMLEEMERTQ